A region of Vitis riparia cultivar Riparia Gloire de Montpellier isolate 1030 chromosome 1, EGFV_Vit.rip_1.0, whole genome shotgun sequence DNA encodes the following proteins:
- the LOC117923701 gene encoding probable carboxylesterase 16, whose protein sequence is MPTVAVKLYSFLFKFTVKHRLQSRIGASPDEADPSGVTSRPEDGVAPANPTFSDGVATKDIHVDDPRASLSLRLFLPETALSGSDSKSRVRVNRDDSYGGYSPPAGRSGRRLPVLLQFHGGGFVSGSNNSVANDVFCRRIAKLCDVVVVAVGYRLAPENRYPAAFEDGVRALHWVGKQANLADWSRSQWKVGRDTMNDNFGASMVEPWLAAHGDPSRCVLLGVSCGANIADYVARRSVEAGKLLDPVKVVAQILMYPFFIGSVPTKSEIKLANSYFYDKAMCLLAWKLFLPEEEVNLDHPAANPLIPGRGPPLKCMPPTLTVVAEHDWMRDRAIAYSEELRKVNVDAPLLDYKDAVHEFATLDVLLKTPQAQACAEDIAIWVKKYISLRGHEFSY, encoded by the exons ATGCCTACTGTAGCAGTGAAGCTGTACAGCTTCCTTTTCAAATTCACCGTCAAGCATCGACTCCAGAGCCGAATCGGGGCTTCTCCCGATGAGGCTGATCCCTCCGGCGTCACTTCTCGCCCGGAGGATGGTGTCGCCCCCGCCAACCCCACCTTCTCCGATGGCGTCGCCACCAAGGACATCCACGTGGACGATCCTCGCGCCTCCCTCTCTCTCCGCCTTTTCCTCCCCGAGACGGCGCTATCCGGCTCCGATTCTAAATCTAGGGTTAGGGTAAACAGGGATGACAGCTACGGCGGGTATTCGCCGCCGGCTGGTAGGAGTGGGCGAAGGTTGCCGGTGTTGTTGCAGTTTCATGGAGGAGGATTTGTGAGTGGGAGTAACAATTCGGTGGCGAATGATGTGTTCTGTAGGAGGATTGCGAAGCTGTGCGATGTGGTGGTGGTGGCAGTGGGGTATCGGCTGGCGCCGGAGAATCGGTACCCGGCTGCGTTTGAGGATGGGGTGAGGGCGTTGCATTGGGTGGGGAAGCAGGCGAATTTGGCGGATTGGAGCAGATCGCAGTGGAAGGTGGGTAGGGATACTATGAATGATAACTTTGGAGCTTCCATGGTTGAGCCTTGGTTGGCGGCTCATGGCGATCCTTCCAG GTGTGTTCTCCTTGGGGTGAGCTGTGGTGCAAATATTGCAGACTATGTGGCTCGGAGGTCTGTAGAGGCAGGCAAGCTTTTAGACCCTGTTAAGGTGGTGGCCCAAATTCTGATGTACCCTTTTTTCATTGGAAGTGTCCCCACAAAATCAGAGATTAAACTGGCTAACTCTTACTTCTATGACAAAGCTATGTGCTTGCTTGCATGGAAACTCTTCCTACCTGAGGAAGAAGTGAACCTAGACCACCCAGCTGCCAACCCTCTGATTCCTGGGAGGGGACCACCCTTGAAGTGCATGCCTCCAACACTGACAGTTGTGGCAGAGCATGACTGGATGCGAGACCGAGCCATTGCTTATTCAGAGGAGCTCCGAAAAGTTAATGTGGATGCACCCCTTCTTGATTACAAGGATGCTGTGCATGAGTTTGCTACCCTTGATGTGCTCCTCAAGACACCACAGGCCCAAGCCTGTGCTGAGGACATTGCCATATGGGTCAAGAAGTATATTTCACTCAGAGGCCATGAGTTTTCTTATTGA
- the LOC117923021 gene encoding GRAS family protein RAM1-like: protein MGVLHCMYFDTTENQMAHDLYLPTEFHNGERRNEASALSLSLSAMAGCPFPYLATLMDISSTWFIPFSDATRNHKRLKRGLGTDQSIRSNSYSSLYDDGCNGRTNSLNSLLGLQYQDHIWGNAQRYLAVEAIEVDAAAMLGGGVDAVLKEGSDDGMKLVHQLITCAKVVAFRDKSHASALLSELRANALVFGTSFQRVASCFVQGLSDRLSLIQSLGAVGVGGCTVKTMDVTPEKEEAFRLFFEICPQIQFGHLAANASILEAFEGESSVHVVDLGMNLGSPQGQQWRSLMHSLANRAGKPPSSLQITGVGTAAECLKDIIDELEVYAESLGMNFQFSMVESNLENLQPEDINLLEGEAVVVNSILQLHCVVKESRGALNSVLQKIRELSPKAVVLVEQDASHNGPFFLGRFMEALHYYSAIFDSLDAMLPKYDTRRAKMEQFYFAEEIKNIISCEGSARVERHQRLDQWRRRMSRAGFQSSPMKMITEAKQWLEKVKLCDGYTIVDEKGCLVLGWKSKPIIAASCWKCS from the coding sequence ATGGGTGTCCTTCATTGCATGTACTTTGATACAACTGAAAATCAGATGGCTCATGACCTCTATCTGCCAACTGAGTTCCACAATGGTGAGAGGAGAAATGAGGCGAGTGCTCTTAGTCTCAGTCTATCGGCCATGGCTGGCTGTCCCTTCCCTTACCTTGCCACATTGATGGACATTTCTTCCACCTGGTTCATTCCCTTCTCAGATGCAACTAGAAACCATAAGAGGCTAAAGCGGGGACTAGGCACTGATCAATCCATCAGGAGTAATAGCTATAGCAGTCTTTATGATGATGGTTGCAATGGGAGAACAAATAGCTTGAATAGCCTGCTGGGACTCCAGTATCAGGATCATATATGGGGCAATGCTCAGAGGTACCTTGCAGTTGAGGCAATAGAAGTAGATGCTGCAGCCATGTTGGGGGGTGGGGTGGACGCAGTCCTGAAAGAAGGGAGCGATGATGGGATGAAACTAGTCCATCAGCTCATCACCTGTGCCAAGGTTGTGGCCTTCCGAGACAAATCACATGCCTCTGCATTACTATCTGAGCTTCGGGCTAATGCCCTTGTCTTTGGAACATCATTTCAGCGAGTTGCTTCCTGCTTTGTCCAAGGACTCTCAGACCGTCTCTCTCTGATTCAGTCACTTGGGGCAGTTGGAGTTGGGGGCTGCACAGTAAAAACAATGGATGTTACCCCAGAAAAGGAAGAGGCCTTCCGCCTTTTCTTTGAGATTTGTCCGCAAATTCAATTCGGTCACTTGGCAGCCAATGCATCAATATTGGAAGCCTTTGAGGGAGAGAGTTCAGTCCATGTTGTGGATTTGGGCATGAACCTAGGTTCACCCCAGGGCCAGCAATGGCGCAGCCTAATGCACAGCCTAGCCAACCGGGCAGGCAAGCCACCTAGCAGCCTCCAAATAACTGGTGTTGGAACCGCTGCTGAATGCCTCAAAGACATCATTGATGAGCTAGAGGTCTATGCAGAAAGCTTGGGAATGAACTTCCAATTCTCAATGGTGGAAAGCAACTTAGAGAACCTTCAACCTGAAGATATCAATCTCCTTGAAGGGGAGGCTGTTGTTGTCAATAGCATCCTTCAGTTGCATTGTGTAGTGAAAGAAAGCCGAGGGGCCTTAAATTCGGTTCTACAGAAAATACGCGAGCTATCACCAAAGGCTGTGGTTCTAGTTGAGCAGGACGCAAGCCACAATGGGCCCTTCTTTCTGGGGAGGTTCATGGAGGCATTGCATTATTATTCAGCTATCTTTGATTCACTAGATGCAATGCTGCCTAAGTATGACACGAGGAGAGCCAAGATGGAGCAGTTCTATTTTGCAGAGGAGATTAAGAACATAATAAGCTGTGAGGGGTCAGCTAGAGTGGAAAGGCACCAAAGGCTTGACCAGTGGCGCAGAAGGATGAGCCGTGCCGGGTTTCAATCATCGCCTATGAAGATGATAACAGAGGCCAAGCAGTGGCTAGAGAAGGTTAAGCTTTGTGACGGTTACACCATTGTGGACGAGAAGGGGTGCTTGGTTCTTGGATGGAAGTCTAAGCCCATCATTGCAGCTTCTTGCTGGAAATGCTCCTAA
- the LOC117919872 gene encoding protein HHL1, chloroplastic-like → MEVVGLSLNAALVRTPLSNSRASEDGFIKHSIFSTRTVPKSQKKRALVVEAKGKRGMQGRQFQRQPPPLPKIEDDGNPKFVIFIRMANVYLWYPLSLITGGTTAKIMVAAKDNFLGKYIYKDTIARNLAAVIYKDEKEIQKTAFRQYRVLRSAKEFRYGYKLVENNNVRSALSTTDVIEVRIDFWAFII, encoded by the exons ATGGAGGTGGTGGGTTTGTCTCTGAACGCAGCGCTGGTTCGAACACCCTTGTCGAATTCTAGAGCAAGTGAAGATGGGTTCATTAAGCACTCGATTTTCTCTACTCGAACCGTACCGAAGTCCCAGAAGAAGAGGGCGTTAGTGGTGGAGGCCAAGGGGAAAAGGGGCATGCAAGGGCGTCAGTTCCAGCGTCAGCCTCCACCGTTGCCCAAGATTGAGGACGATGGCAACCCCAAATTCGTCATCTTCATCCGCATGGCCAAT GTTTATCTTTGGTACCCACTGAGTCTGATAACTGGGGGAACTACCGCAAAAATCATGGTTGCAGCAAAAGATAATTTTCTGGGAAAATATATCTACAAAGACACAATTGCAAGAAATCTTGCTGCAGTTATCTACAAA GATGAGAAGGAGATACAGAAGACAGCGTTTAGGCAGTATCGTGTATTGCGGTCAGCTAAAGAGTTCAGATATGGCTACAAACTTGTT GAAAATAACAATGTGAGATCTGCACTTTCTACCACAGATGTCATTGAGGTGAGAATTGATTTTTGGGCATTCATTATCTAA